The following proteins come from a genomic window of Anabas testudineus chromosome 3, fAnaTes1.2, whole genome shotgun sequence:
- the tssc4 gene encoding protein TSSC4 codes for MCDPSDDVDELSASDDSEPEEEPNRAPFDPELDSDDDDDNNVEEAVVSTVAAQTPFSLRGGSLAFSDRSHSIFDCLDTQLSSSSLKQDHITNKVFVQPHSSHPSRKTSLPPSTSPTPPKKRGVPDYLVHPERWTCYSLEDVPETSDQDNRRAAHQFLSGLQHEKESDSPCNIQQRMVFSRPKRPLKEKTTDQVSAVKGQEKGMHLSHLEQEEEEGSEREKAGGGRTDEREDGMVERNEKEDTRRKTERPEEEKQKQVQKEKEEEEKIEEVSCGFASFRKTKSKNYRKNAEQEDN; via the coding sequence ATGTGTGACCCAAGTGATGATGTGGACGAGTTGTCAGCCAGTGATGACTCTGAGCCTGAAGAGGAGCCCAACAGAGCTCCCTTTGACCCAGAACTGGACAGTGATGATGACGACGACAACAACGTCGAGGAGGCTGTGGTCTCTACTGTAGCTGCTCAGACACCATTCAGTCTGCGAGGAGGGAGCTTAGCTTTCTCTGATCGCAGCCACAGCATCTTCGACTGCCTGGATACCCAGCTGAGCTCTTCGTCTCTGAAGCAGGATCACATTACAAACAAGGTGTTTGTCCAGCCTCATTCTTCACACCCCAGCAGGAAGACGAGCCTGCCTCCATCCACCAGCCCCACACCACCAAAGAAGCGGGGAGTGCCAGACTACTTGGTGCATCCTGAGCGCTGGACCTGCTACAGCCTGGAGGACGTGCCTGAGACCAGCGATCAGGACAACCGCAGGGCTGCTCACCAGTTCCTGTCCGGTCTGCAGCATGAGAAAGAGAGTGATTCACCCTGTAACATCCAGCAGAGGATGGTCTTCTCCAGACCGAAGCGACCTCTGAAGGAAAAGACGACAGATCAGGTGTCAGCTGTCAAAGGGCAGGAGAAAGGAATGCACCTCAGTCATctggagcaggaggaagaggaggggagtgAACGAGAGAAGGCAGGGGGAGGAAGAACAGACGAGAGAGAAGACGGGATGGTAGAGCGAAACGAGAAGGAAGacacaaggagaaaaacagaaagaccagaggaggagaaacagaaacaggtgcaaaaagaaaaagaggaggaggaaaagataGAGGAGGTCAGCTGCGGCTTTGCCTCCTTCAGGAAGACAAAGAGTAAAAACTACAGGAAGAATGCAGAGCAAGAGGACAACTGA